Proteins encoded together in one Streptomyces umbrinus window:
- a CDS encoding lysoplasmalogenase, with the protein MNARHARVLLVALGLVTVVDLVSLAAGYETGHTAAKPLLMPLLAVYALVCGGPRLLVAALLFGWGGDVLLLFDAEPAFLAGMASFAAGHVCYLLLFRQVGALAGKRPPRARATSPAAAAYALALVTTVALLWPGLPADLRVPVAGYSLLLTAMAYGAARLGLLAGVGGALFMLSDTLIATGVADWPQLPRPDFWIMITYVAAQYLLARGVLGAVGAQPVPPETYRERRTLTT; encoded by the coding sequence GTGAACGCGCGCCACGCGCGCGTGCTGCTCGTCGCCCTCGGCCTGGTGACGGTCGTGGATCTGGTCTCCCTGGCCGCCGGGTACGAGACCGGCCACACGGCGGCCAAGCCCCTCCTGATGCCCCTGCTCGCCGTCTACGCGCTCGTGTGCGGCGGACCCCGGCTCCTCGTCGCCGCGCTGCTCTTCGGGTGGGGCGGAGACGTCCTGCTCCTCTTCGACGCCGAGCCGGCCTTCCTCGCCGGGATGGCGTCCTTCGCGGCGGGCCATGTCTGCTACCTGCTGCTCTTCAGGCAGGTCGGCGCGCTCGCCGGGAAACGGCCTCCACGCGCGCGTGCCACCTCGCCGGCGGCAGCCGCGTACGCCCTCGCCCTCGTCACCACCGTCGCCCTCCTGTGGCCGGGTCTCCCCGCCGACCTCCGTGTCCCCGTCGCCGGCTACAGCCTGCTGCTGACCGCGATGGCGTACGGGGCCGCACGGCTCGGGCTCCTCGCGGGCGTCGGTGGTGCTCTGTTCATGCTTTCGGACACCCTCATCGCGACCGGCGTCGCCGACTGGCCACAGCTTCCGCGGCCCGACTTCTGGATCATGATCACGTACGTCGCTGCGCAGTATCTGCTGGCCAGAGGAGTGTTGGGGGCCGTCGGCGCGCAGCCCGTGCCCCCGGAGACGTACCGTGAGAGGCGCACCCTCACCACCTGA
- a CDS encoding VIT1/CCC1 transporter family protein yields MTEQTHDEAHGGALGERLNWLRAAVLGANDGIVSTAGLVVGVAGATDARSALLTAGLAGLLAGSMSMAAGEYVSVSTQRDSEKAALAAERRELRDEPEAELEELTELLEDRGLSRDVALEAAQQLTERDALKAHARVELGIDPDQLANPWHAAWASFLAFTAGALLPLLAMVLPPAAWRLAVTVVSVLAALVLTGWTSARLGAADPRRAMLRNVAGGALAMAVTYGAGALLGAAGV; encoded by the coding sequence GTGACGGAACAGACGCATGACGAGGCCCACGGCGGGGCGCTGGGCGAGCGGCTGAACTGGCTGCGGGCGGCCGTTCTCGGTGCCAATGACGGCATCGTGTCCACCGCGGGCCTCGTCGTCGGCGTGGCCGGCGCGACGGACGCCCGCTCGGCCCTGCTGACGGCCGGGCTCGCGGGTCTGCTCGCCGGCTCCATGTCGATGGCCGCGGGGGAGTACGTGTCCGTCTCCACCCAGCGGGACTCGGAGAAGGCCGCCCTCGCCGCGGAGAGGCGGGAGCTGCGGGACGAGCCGGAGGCGGAACTGGAGGAACTCACCGAGCTGCTGGAGGACCGGGGTCTTTCGCGGGACGTGGCCCTGGAGGCGGCGCAACAGCTCACGGAACGGGACGCGCTGAAGGCCCACGCGCGCGTGGAGCTCGGCATCGACCCGGACCAACTGGCGAACCCGTGGCACGCGGCCTGGGCGAGCTTCCTGGCGTTCACCGCCGGGGCGCTGCTCCCGCTGCTCGCGATGGTGCTGCCTCCCGCCGCCTGGCGCCTGGCCGTCACCGTGGTCTCGGTCCTCGCCGCCCTCGTCCTGACCGGCTGGACCAGCGCCCGCCTGGGCGCCGCGGACCCGCGCCGGGCGATGCTGCGGAACGTGGCGGGCGGGGCGCTGGCCATGGCGGTCACGTATGGGGCGGGAGCGCTGCTGGGGGCGGCCGGGGTGTGA
- a CDS encoding amidohydrolase family protein, translated as MASTTEPYLIISSDCHAGLPTEEYRPYLDARFHRDFDEFLAGRDRRREEMTRLGIRNEAFANKWFQDNEEGLRGGWDPAQRLKELDGDGVAAEVVFPDADAVDSQTAAPFGVGLGLSGDQDPELGMAGAQAHNRWLADFVGENPERHCGVALLPVTAPTERVVAEVYRAKESGLGALMIPSMWVDKEPYHDRRYDPVWAAAAECAMPVLTHSGAAPRHEYGDHLGIYVSEVTWWPARPLWFLLWSGVFERHPGLRFGVAESGCWWLPNLLWFMDRLYLGAHGGKKLSPFAELTRPPHEYLDRQVFICATNTKRRELAQRYEIGVDNILWGSDFPHPEGTWPDTRAWLSRTFHDIPVAEARRMLGLAAAEVFGFDTGKLAPLARRIGPTPAELGQSEDQSAVEASWARSREVGRHWLTDHDFPVLGVTP; from the coding sequence ATGGCCTCTACGACAGAGCCCTACCTGATCATCTCCTCCGACTGCCACGCCGGACTGCCCACCGAGGAGTACCGGCCCTATCTGGACGCCCGATTCCACCGGGACTTCGACGAGTTCCTCGCGGGCCGGGACCGCCGCCGCGAGGAGATGACTCGGCTCGGCATCCGCAACGAGGCGTTCGCGAACAAGTGGTTCCAGGACAACGAGGAGGGCCTGCGCGGCGGTTGGGACCCGGCGCAGCGACTCAAGGAGCTGGACGGTGACGGAGTGGCGGCGGAGGTCGTCTTCCCCGACGCCGACGCGGTCGACAGCCAGACGGCCGCACCCTTCGGGGTGGGCCTCGGCCTCTCCGGCGACCAGGACCCGGAGTTGGGCATGGCGGGCGCGCAGGCGCACAACCGCTGGTTGGCCGACTTCGTGGGCGAGAACCCCGAACGGCACTGCGGAGTCGCCCTGTTGCCCGTCACGGCCCCCACCGAGCGGGTCGTCGCCGAGGTGTACCGCGCCAAGGAGTCGGGCCTCGGCGCCCTGATGATCCCCTCCATGTGGGTCGACAAGGAGCCGTACCACGACCGCCGTTACGACCCCGTGTGGGCCGCGGCGGCGGAGTGCGCCATGCCCGTGCTGACGCACTCCGGGGCCGCGCCCCGCCACGAGTACGGCGACCACCTCGGGATCTATGTGAGCGAGGTGACCTGGTGGCCGGCCAGGCCACTGTGGTTCCTGCTCTGGTCCGGTGTGTTCGAGCGCCACCCGGGGCTCAGGTTCGGTGTGGCGGAGTCGGGCTGCTGGTGGCTGCCGAACCTCCTGTGGTTCATGGACCGGCTCTACCTGGGCGCGCACGGCGGCAAGAAGCTGTCCCCCTTCGCGGAGCTGACGCGTCCGCCGCACGAGTACCTGGACCGCCAGGTCTTCATCTGCGCGACCAACACCAAGCGGCGCGAACTCGCCCAGCGGTACGAGATCGGCGTCGACAACATCCTCTGGGGCAGCGACTTCCCGCACCCCGAGGGGACCTGGCCCGACACGCGCGCGTGGCTGTCGCGCACGTTCCACGACATCCCGGTGGCGGAGGCGCGCCGCATGCTGGGCCTGGCGGCGGCCGAGGTCTTCGGCTTCGACACCGGGAAACTGGCACCGCTCGCGCGGCGCATCGGCCCGACCCCGGCCGAACTCGGCCAGTCCGAGGACCAGTCGGCCGTCGAGGCCTCCTGGGCCCGCTCCCGCGAGGTGGGCCGACACTGGCTGACGGACCACGACTTCCCGGTCCTGGGGGTGACCCCGTGA
- a CDS encoding CoA transferase codes for MTHSDAPTTEFAWTALGGDPGLFPRLSAVTRSGALEARLPVRELARACVGACVLAAAELGARRAGLADVPEVRVDDGAVATAFVSERHLLVDGRAPVTFAPLSRFWRTADGWVRTHANYPHHRARLLSALGLPDDASVEAVAGCLAERSAVEVEDAVYAAGGLAVALRTPEGWARHEQGAAVAGRPLVERGRLDSAASRSLPPLAGDPLSPAAGLRVLDLTRVIAGPVATRTLALLGADVLRVDPPGLPELADQHTDTGFGKRSATLDLTAGRHDRQVFEELLASADVVVTGYRPGALDRFGLSAEALAERRPGIVVGQLSAWGAYGPWGGRRGFDSLVQVATGIAAVEGSGEKPGALPAQALDHGTGYLLAAGVLRAVTEGLDEGGTRFVRPALARTAAWLTAGDEAGRGGAAAEASGSREGSYGSGPAEGSYGDPAPWLAEADSALGRLRYALPPVSFAGGPSDWSRPPGPWGADSPRWV; via the coding sequence ATGACGCATTCGGATGCACCGACCACGGAGTTCGCGTGGACCGCGCTGGGCGGGGATCCCGGCCTGTTTCCACGGCTGTCGGCCGTCACACGGTCCGGCGCGCTGGAAGCGCGGCTGCCCGTACGGGAGTTGGCGCGGGCCTGCGTGGGGGCGTGCGTGCTGGCCGCCGCCGAGCTGGGCGCCCGTCGGGCGGGGCTCGCCGACGTGCCCGAGGTGCGGGTCGACGACGGGGCCGTCGCCACGGCGTTCGTGAGCGAGCGGCATCTCCTCGTCGACGGGCGGGCGCCGGTCACCTTCGCACCCCTCTCGCGGTTCTGGCGGACGGCGGACGGGTGGGTGCGCACGCACGCGAACTATCCGCACCACCGGGCGCGGCTGCTGAGCGCCCTGGGGCTGCCGGACGACGCCTCGGTGGAGGCCGTGGCCGGGTGCCTGGCGGAGCGGTCGGCCGTGGAGGTGGAGGACGCGGTGTACGCGGCCGGGGGCCTCGCCGTCGCGCTGCGCACACCGGAGGGATGGGCACGGCACGAGCAGGGGGCGGCGGTCGCCGGGCGGCCGCTCGTCGAGCGCGGGCGGCTGGACTCCGCCGCCTCGCGGAGCCTCCCGCCGCTCGCCGGTGATCCGCTGTCGCCCGCCGCAGGTCTGCGCGTACTCGACCTCACCCGGGTCATCGCCGGGCCCGTCGCGACCCGGACCCTCGCCCTGCTCGGCGCGGACGTGCTGCGCGTCGACCCGCCGGGACTGCCCGAACTCGCCGACCAGCACACGGACACCGGCTTCGGAAAGCGGTCCGCCACCCTGGATCTGACGGCAGGCCGCCACGACCGGCAGGTCTTCGAGGAGCTGCTCGCCTCGGCGGACGTGGTCGTGACCGGTTACCGCCCGGGCGCCCTGGACCGGTTCGGACTCTCCGCGGAGGCGCTGGCCGAGCGGCGGCCCGGGATCGTGGTGGGGCAGTTGTCGGCGTGGGGAGCGTACGGGCCGTGGGGCGGGCGACGGGGGTTCGACAGCCTGGTGCAGGTGGCCACCGGCATCGCGGCCGTCGAGGGATCCGGGGAGAAACCCGGCGCGCTGCCCGCGCAGGCTCTCGACCACGGCACGGGGTATCTGCTCGCGGCCGGGGTGCTGCGCGCCGTCACGGAGGGGCTGGACGAGGGCGGGACACGGTTCGTACGGCCGGCGTTGGCGCGGACGGCGGCCTGGCTGACGGCCGGGGACGAGGCCGGGCGGGGTGGGGCTGCGGCGGAGGCCTCCGGCTCGCGTGAGGGCTCGTACGGCTCCGGCCCGGCTGAGGGCTCGTACGGGGATCCGGCGCCCTGGCTCGCGGAGGCGGACAGTGCTCTGGGCAGGCTGCGGTACGCCCTGCCGCCGGTCTCGTTCGCGGGTGGGCCGAGCGACTGGTCACGGCCGCCCGGGCCCTGGGGGGCGGATTCGCCGCGCTGGGTCTGA
- a CDS encoding S8 family peptidase, which produces MAHLRSRRRLALAVPVVLSLTASLGFIPGVATAAAPQSAPAATAADGPNLAYVVNTKTDRRTIESVKKAIAKAGGTVVTTYAKIGVIVVHSANPEFGPQIRTARGVQSAGATRTTPLTAAGTTDEGAADYLSAAEAAKVKAAATPESEPLEADQWDLRAIGADKAAKIDPGSKKVTVAVIDTGVDDTHPDLAPNFSAKQSANCVGGVADTSEGAWRPYTAEDYHGTHVAGEIAAARNGIGVAGVAPGVKVSGIKVSDPDNGLFYPESVVCAFVFAADHGVEITNNSYYVDPWLYNCMNDPDQKAIVDAVNRAQQYATKKGTLHLASAGNSNHDLDSDAIVDDTSPDDSTPVSRTIDPHECFDVPTQLPGIVTVSATGVQNLKSYYSTYGKGVIDIAAPGGDRLYQIPDTPSKNGRILSTMPNNQYGFLQGTSMASPHAAGVAALLKSEHPWASPAQLQALLKAQADNPGCPDSYDQDGNGTQDANCEGGKRVNGFYGFGIVNALKAVK; this is translated from the coding sequence ATGGCTCATCTGCGTTCCAGACGCCGTCTCGCCCTCGCCGTGCCCGTTGTTCTGTCTCTCACCGCCTCGCTCGGTTTCATTCCGGGCGTCGCCACGGCGGCCGCCCCGCAGTCGGCTCCCGCCGCCACGGCGGCGGACGGCCCGAACCTCGCGTACGTGGTCAACACGAAGACCGACCGCCGCACCATCGAGTCGGTGAAGAAGGCGATAGCCAAGGCCGGCGGCACGGTCGTCACCACCTACGCCAAGATCGGCGTCATAGTCGTCCACTCCGCCAACCCGGAGTTCGGCCCGCAGATACGCACCGCGCGCGGGGTGCAGTCCGCCGGTGCCACGCGCACGACGCCGCTGACCGCGGCGGGGACGACGGACGAGGGCGCCGCCGACTATCTGTCGGCCGCCGAGGCCGCCAAGGTGAAGGCCGCGGCCACCCCCGAGAGCGAGCCCCTCGAGGCCGACCAGTGGGACCTGCGCGCGATAGGCGCCGACAAGGCCGCCAAGATCGACCCGGGCAGCAAGAAGGTCACGGTCGCCGTGATCGACACGGGTGTCGACGACACGCACCCGGACCTGGCCCCGAACTTCTCCGCCAAGCAGTCCGCCAACTGCGTGGGCGGCGTGGCCGACACGAGTGAGGGCGCCTGGCGTCCGTACACCGCCGAGGACTACCACGGCACGCATGTCGCCGGTGAGATCGCCGCCGCCCGCAACGGCATCGGTGTGGCCGGTGTCGCGCCCGGTGTGAAGGTCTCCGGCATCAAGGTCAGCGACCCGGACAACGGACTCTTCTACCCGGAGAGCGTCGTCTGCGCCTTCGTGTTCGCCGCCGACCACGGCGTGGAGATCACGAACAACAGCTACTACGTGGACCCGTGGCTCTACAACTGCATGAACGACCCCGACCAGAAGGCGATCGTCGACGCGGTCAACCGGGCCCAGCAGTACGCCACGAAGAAGGGCACCCTGCACCTCGCGTCGGCCGGCAACTCCAACCACGACCTGGACTCGGACGCGATCGTCGACGACACGAGCCCCGACGACTCGACCCCGGTCAGCCGCACGATCGACCCGCACGAGTGCTTCGACGTACCGACCCAGCTCCCGGGCATCGTCACGGTGAGCGCGACGGGCGTGCAGAACCTCAAGTCGTACTACTCGACGTACGGCAAGGGTGTCATCGACATCGCCGCGCCCGGTGGTGACCGGCTCTACCAGATCCCGGACACCCCGTCGAAGAACGGCCGCATCCTCTCCACGATGCCGAACAACCAGTACGGCTTCCTGCAGGGCACCTCGATGGCCTCGCCGCACGCCGCGGGTGTCGCCGCGCTGCTGAAGTCCGAGCACCCGTGGGCGAGCCCCGCCCAGCTGCAGGCGCTGCTGAAGGCGCAGGCGGACAACCCGGGCTGCCCGGACTCGTACGACCAGGACGGCAACGGCACGCAGGACGCCAACTGTGAAGGCGGCAAGCGTGTCAACGGCTTCTACGGCTTCGGCATCGTGAACGCGCTGAAGGCGGTCAAGTAG
- a CDS encoding amidohydrolase family protein: protein MSDDRYTVISADCHAGADLLDYKPYLAGRYHEEFDAWAAAYVNPYEDLMADTADKNWNSERRLAELEQDGIVAEVVFPNTIPPFFPSGSLMAPAPTAGEFERRWAGLRAHNRWLADFCSAAPGRRAGVFQILLNDVEEAVREIRWAVGAGLRGGLLLPGTPPGSGLPELYSSAYDPIWAVCEELGVPVNHHAGSASPPLGDEPAARAVFMVETTWFSHRALWHLIFGGAFRRHPGLKLVLTEQGSGWIPGVLDMLDYYHGRLVAAATKASTAESKFGAGLAASMGKGPSEVWRDNCFVGASFMRPHEVPLRDRIGLDKIMWGSDYPHDEGTYPYSREGLRIAYAGLPREEIAAMVGGNAARVYGFDLDLLDPIAAKAGPTAQEIAEPLGEPPADATSPVFARGGSVRVW from the coding sequence GTGAGCGACGACCGCTACACCGTCATCTCGGCCGACTGCCACGCGGGCGCCGATCTCCTTGACTACAAGCCGTACCTGGCGGGTCGGTACCACGAGGAGTTCGACGCCTGGGCGGCCGCGTACGTCAATCCGTACGAGGACCTGATGGCCGACACGGCCGACAAGAACTGGAACTCGGAGCGGCGGCTCGCGGAGCTGGAGCAGGACGGGATCGTCGCCGAGGTCGTCTTCCCGAACACCATCCCGCCGTTCTTCCCCTCGGGTTCGCTGATGGCGCCCGCGCCGACGGCCGGGGAGTTCGAGCGGCGCTGGGCGGGACTGCGGGCCCACAACCGCTGGCTGGCGGACTTCTGTTCGGCAGCCCCGGGCCGGCGGGCGGGCGTCTTCCAGATCCTCCTGAACGACGTCGAGGAGGCGGTGAGGGAGATCAGGTGGGCGGTCGGCGCGGGGCTGCGGGGCGGCCTGCTGCTGCCCGGCACGCCACCGGGCAGCGGACTGCCCGAGCTGTACTCGTCGGCGTACGACCCGATCTGGGCGGTCTGCGAGGAACTGGGCGTGCCCGTGAACCACCACGCGGGCTCGGCCTCCCCGCCGCTCGGCGACGAACCCGCGGCCCGGGCCGTCTTCATGGTGGAGACGACGTGGTTCTCGCACCGAGCGCTCTGGCACCTGATCTTCGGCGGCGCCTTCCGCCGCCACCCCGGCCTGAAACTCGTGCTGACCGAGCAGGGTTCGGGCTGGATACCCGGGGTGCTCGACATGCTGGACTACTACCACGGACGGCTGGTCGCGGCGGCGACGAAGGCGTCCACGGCCGAGTCCAAGTTCGGTGCCGGGCTTGCCGCTTCGATGGGCAAGGGCCCCTCGGAGGTCTGGCGGGACAACTGCTTCGTCGGCGCCAGCTTCATGCGCCCGCACGAGGTGCCGCTCCGCGACCGCATCGGCCTCGACAAGATCATGTGGGGCAGCGACTACCCGCACGACGAGGGCACGTACCCGTACTCCCGCGAGGGCCTGCGGATCGCGTACGCGGGCCTTCCGCGCGAGGAGATCGCGGCGATGGTCGGCGGCAACGCGGCCCGCGTGTACGGCTTCGACCTCGACCTCCTCGATCCCATCGCGGCGAAGGCGGGCCCGACGGCGCAGGAGATCGCCGAACCACTGGGAGAGCCCCCGGCGGACGCGACGAGTCCGGTCTTCGCGCGGGGAGGGTCGGTACGGGTCTGGTGA
- a CDS encoding CopD family protein: protein MSSIRPTADAGGEAGAPRVSVAVVRRSVAVLALVALAALIPFLGPPAALRGTGEATPPGVGGIALLRAVLFAAVCVSAGELFVARLARRVPGAPLEDTPRSWAPAAAAAGFVAALGLASVVATGNLVPRSLSDMDIGGLYQTRDGALALLEVNAFVVMGLCALSRRPGNQVWPLAAVAVAEALRAHPTTEQSPLIGSGLTLVHVTCAALWAGGLLYVLRTLHRWRNTAPGEGVALLGLYARVAAVLLAAITATGVGSTLRRMPPGTVLEQLTTTAYGRTLLAKVILVVAVAVLALWARHRLHRAPDPLTAYSPARAEVVVLGVVVAVSAVLTAVPVPIRW from the coding sequence GTGAGTTCGATAAGACCGACTGCCGACGCGGGTGGCGAGGCGGGCGCGCCCCGGGTGAGCGTGGCCGTCGTACGGCGTTCCGTCGCCGTCCTCGCCCTGGTGGCCCTGGCCGCGCTGATCCCGTTCCTCGGGCCGCCCGCCGCGCTGCGCGGCACGGGAGAGGCCACCCCTCCCGGCGTGGGCGGGATAGCACTCCTGCGGGCGGTCCTGTTCGCCGCGGTGTGCGTCTCGGCGGGTGAGCTGTTCGTCGCCCGGCTGGCCCGCAGGGTGCCGGGCGCGCCTCTGGAGGACACGCCTCGCAGTTGGGCCCCGGCGGCGGCCGCCGCCGGTTTCGTCGCCGCGCTCGGTCTCGCCTCGGTGGTGGCCACCGGCAACCTGGTGCCGCGCAGCCTCTCCGACATGGACATCGGCGGGCTCTACCAGACCCGGGACGGCGCGCTCGCGCTGCTGGAGGTCAACGCGTTCGTCGTGATGGGCCTGTGCGCCCTGTCGCGCCGCCCGGGCAACCAGGTGTGGCCGCTGGCGGCGGTGGCCGTCGCGGAGGCGCTGCGCGCCCACCCCACCACGGAGCAGAGTCCGCTGATCGGCTCCGGTCTGACACTCGTTCATGTGACGTGCGCGGCCCTGTGGGCGGGCGGGCTGCTGTACGTCCTGCGCACGCTCCACCGGTGGCGGAACACGGCCCCCGGGGAGGGCGTCGCGTTGTTGGGCCTCTACGCGCGCGTGGCGGCCGTTCTGCTCGCCGCGATCACCGCGACGGGGGTGGGCAGCACCCTGCGCCGGATGCCGCCCGGCACGGTCCTGGAGCAGCTGACGACGACGGCGTACGGGCGCACCCTGCTCGCCAAGGTGATCCTCGTGGTCGCCGTCGCCGTCCTCGCCCTGTGGGCCCGCCACCGGCTGCACCGGGCGCCCGACCCGCTCACCGCCTACTCCCCCGCGCGCGCGGAGGTCGTGGTCCTGGGCGTGGTGGTCGCGGTCTCGGCGGTGCTCACTGCGGTGCCGGTGCCGATCCGCTGGTGA
- a CDS encoding sterol desaturase family protein, which produces MPNLPDVVLWSIPAFVLLTVIEVVSVRIHPDDDAAGYETKDAATSVGMGLGSLAFDLLWKIPIVAVYTAIYELTPLRVPVLWWTVPLMLLAQDFFYYWSHRGHHVIRILWACHVVHHSSRKFNLTTALRQPWTTWTVWPFYVPLIALGVHPAALAFCSSVNLVYQFWIHTERIDKLPRAFEFVFNTPSHHRVHHASQGGYLDRNFGGILIVWDRLFGSFVRETERPVYGLTKNIDTYNPIRVATHEYAAIARDLRAAGSWRERAGRMFRGPGWQPVPSPAAASERAASPEKPLTSQENPLTPHEEPATSHGKPVTEPEPAK; this is translated from the coding sequence ATGCCGAACCTGCCCGATGTCGTGCTGTGGTCGATACCCGCGTTTGTGCTGCTCACCGTGATCGAGGTGGTGAGTGTCCGGATCCACCCGGACGACGATGCCGCGGGGTACGAGACGAAGGACGCCGCCACGAGTGTCGGCATGGGTCTGGGGAGTCTGGCCTTCGACCTTCTCTGGAAGATCCCGATCGTCGCCGTCTACACGGCGATATATGAGCTGACACCACTGCGGGTGCCCGTCCTGTGGTGGACCGTGCCACTGATGTTGCTTGCGCAGGACTTCTTCTACTACTGGTCGCACCGCGGACATCACGTGATCCGGATCCTCTGGGCCTGTCACGTCGTGCACCACTCCAGCCGGAAGTTCAACCTCACCACCGCGCTGCGCCAGCCCTGGACGACGTGGACCGTGTGGCCGTTCTACGTCCCGCTCATCGCGCTCGGCGTCCATCCGGCCGCGCTCGCGTTCTGCTCGTCGGTGAACCTCGTGTACCAGTTCTGGATCCACACCGAGCGCATCGACAAGCTGCCCAGGGCCTTCGAGTTCGTCTTCAACACGCCCTCGCACCACCGCGTCCACCACGCCTCCCAGGGCGGCTATCTGGACCGTAACTTCGGCGGGATCCTGATCGTCTGGGACCGGCTCTTCGGGTCGTTCGTCCGAGAGACCGAGCGGCCGGTGTACGGGCTTACCAAGAACATCGACACGTACAACCCGATCCGGGTCGCCACCCACGAGTACGCCGCCATCGCCAGGGATCTGCGGGCTGCGGGGAGTTGGCGGGAGCGGGCCGGGCGGATGTTCCGGGGGCCGGGCTGGCAGCCGGTGCCGTCGCCCGCGGCTGCCTCGGAGCGGGCCGCCTCTCCGGAGAAGCCCCTCACGTCCCAGGAGAATCCCCTCACGCCCCACGAGGAGCCCGCCACGTCCCACGGGAAGCCCGTCACGGAGCCGGAGCCCGCCAAGTGA
- a CDS encoding S8 family peptidase: protein MTAPQTRSRRVIAIPLGMALATALAFLPNVSASAAPAPDTAGVADAAAKISAEATPLSYVVNVRAGHGPSSQVKKAIARAGGTIVTSYDKIGVIVVHSSNADFAKTIRKVRGVESAGSTRTAPLPAQSTTDVGTPKVLTSEQVADVEAAAGQDPLEPLQWDLPAIKADKAHEKTLGSKKVTVAVIDTGVDDTHPDIAPNFDRDASVNCVSGKPDTTDGAWRPSAAESPHGTHVAGEIAAAKNGVGVTGVAPGVKVSGIKVSTTAGFFYTEAVVCGFMWAATHGVDVTNNSYYTDPWYFNCKNDPDQKALVEAIGRATKYAEKKGTVNVAAAGNENYDLSADEITDPVSPNDSTPSERVIDPSECLDIPTQLPGVVTVAATGAKGIKSSFSNHGLGVIDIAAPGGDSTRFQTPAPPATSGLILGPLPGGNWGYMAGTSMASPHVAGVAALIKSTHPHASAAKVKALLYAEADATPCTKPYDIDGDGKVDAVCEGPKNYNGFYGWGTADALDAVTK, encoded by the coding sequence ATGACAGCGCCTCAGACGCGCTCCCGCCGCGTCATAGCCATCCCGCTGGGAATGGCCCTGGCGACGGCTCTCGCCTTCCTGCCGAACGTCAGCGCCTCGGCGGCCCCGGCGCCCGACACGGCCGGTGTCGCCGACGCGGCGGCGAAGATCTCGGCGGAGGCCACCCCGCTGAGCTACGTCGTCAACGTCCGCGCCGGGCACGGTCCTTCCTCCCAGGTGAAGAAGGCCATCGCCCGCGCCGGCGGCACGATCGTGACGTCGTACGACAAGATCGGCGTGATCGTCGTCCACTCGTCGAACGCCGACTTCGCCAAGACCATCCGCAAGGTGCGCGGGGTGGAATCGGCGGGCTCGACGCGCACGGCCCCGCTGCCCGCGCAGTCCACGACCGATGTCGGCACCCCCAAGGTGCTCACCTCGGAGCAGGTCGCGGACGTCGAGGCGGCGGCCGGGCAGGACCCGTTGGAGCCGCTGCAGTGGGATCTGCCCGCCATCAAGGCGGACAAGGCGCACGAGAAGACGCTCGGCAGCAAGAAGGTCACCGTCGCCGTGATCGACACCGGCGTCGACGACACGCACCCCGACATCGCGCCGAACTTCGACCGCGACGCGTCGGTCAACTGCGTGTCGGGCAAGCCGGACACGACCGACGGGGCCTGGCGGCCGAGTGCCGCCGAGAGCCCGCACGGCACGCATGTCGCGGGCGAGATCGCGGCCGCCAAGAACGGTGTCGGGGTCACGGGTGTCGCGCCGGGCGTGAAGGTCTCCGGCATCAAGGTCTCCACGACGGCCGGCTTCTTCTACACGGAGGCCGTCGTCTGCGGCTTCATGTGGGCGGCCACGCACGGCGTGGACGTCACGAACAACAGCTATTACACCGACCCGTGGTACTTCAACTGCAAGAACGACCCGGACCAGAAGGCGCTCGTCGAGGCCATCGGCCGGGCGACGAAGTACGCGGAGAAGAAGGGCACGGTCAACGTCGCGGCGGCGGGCAACGAGAACTACGACCTCTCCGCCGACGAGATCACCGACCCGGTCTCGCCGAACGACTCGACTCCTTCGGAGCGTGTCATCGACCCGTCGGAGTGTCTTGACATCCCGACCCAGTTGCCGGGTGTCGTCACGGTCGCGGCCACCGGCGCGAAGGGCATCAAGTCGTCCTTCTCCAACCACGGCCTGGGCGTCATCGACATCGCCGCCCCCGGCGGCGACTCGACGCGCTTCCAGACCCCGGCCCCGCCGGCCACCAGCGGCCTGATCCTCGGCCCGCTGCCCGGCGGCAACTGGGGCTACATGGCCGGAACGTCGATGGCGTCCCCGCACGTCGCGGGCGTCGCCGCGCTCATCAAGTCGACGCACCCGCACGCCTCGGCGGCCAAGGTGAAGGCCCTGCTGTACGCGGAGGCCGACGCCACGCCGTGCACCAAGCCGTACGACATCGACGGCGACGGCAAGGTCGACGCGGTCTGCGAGGGGCCGAAGAACTACAACGGCTTCTACGGCTGGGGCACCGCCGACGCGCTGGACGCGGTGACGAAGTAG
- a CDS encoding DUF485 domain-containing protein yields MATDTPPPSKAEPHFPTSEEWVEVQESAEFGELRRAHRSFAFPLTIGFISWYLLYVLLSIYADDFMGTKLFGNINVAFVLGLAQFLTTFLIAWWYERHSSRQLDPKAEAIKSRMEGGA; encoded by the coding sequence GTGGCTACCGACACACCGCCCCCCTCGAAAGCTGAACCTCACTTCCCGACCAGCGAGGAGTGGGTCGAGGTTCAGGAGAGCGCCGAGTTCGGTGAACTGCGCCGCGCCCACCGCTCCTTCGCCTTCCCGCTGACCATCGGCTTCATCAGCTGGTACCTGCTGTACGTCCTGCTGTCGATCTACGCGGACGACTTCATGGGCACCAAGCTGTTCGGCAACATCAACGTCGCCTTCGTCCTGGGCCTCGCCCAGTTCCTCACCACGTTCCTCATCGCCTGGTGGTACGAGCGGCACTCCTCCCGCCAGCTCGACCCCAAGGCCGAAGCGATCAAGTCCCGGATGGAGGGCGGCGCATGA